GTCTCTCCAGCATTTCCATCCTATCTATCCTATCCATCCCGGTCCCAAAATCGGATGGGCTCAGGGATTGAGGAAGTTCGCGATGGTTTCCTGCGCGTGCTTCAGGTTGTCCCCGGCGTCTTCGCCCTGCTCCAGTTTGCCGGCGTGGTCGAAGTGGATCATGAAGAGCTGCTTGCCGTCGTAGGTGTCCTTCATCGAGAAGGTGTCTTTTTCCTTCAGGATCGTGGTCCAAGTGTCGCGGACGTTTTTCCAGTAGCCGTTGGTCTTGGCCCAGTAGGCATTGAAGCCGGTGGCCAGATCGGGGGCCGTGATTTCCTCGTAGCGGTCGACGCCGAGTTCCTTGCCGCGGGTGTGGCGGGTGCCGTCCTTGTCCACCTGCACCTTGCGGTTGTTCTGCACGTGGACCCAGCCATTCGGGGTGATGCTGATCTCTTGGGTGCCCTCGAGGACGTTGTAGTCCTTGCGGATGGTGAACTCTCGACGGGGGAGGGGGCGCGGGCAGTCGTCGCTGCGCCAGGTGGAAAGCCCGCCATCGTGGGTCCATGCGCCAGCCACCTCGTATCGGGGCGAATCATCGACTTGGAAGACCGCCTGCGACCAGCGGCCCTGCGGGTTCGCGGTCGGCGTCTTCTTCCACGTCAGGTCGCCCTGATAGACCTGCAACTCGGGATCTTGCCAGGTCCAGTCCTGCCGCCAGTGCTTCATCACGTGCGGGCCCTCGGTTTCGCCCTTGTCGTTCTTGAAATACATCACCAGCGAGTGCTGGAGGCTGATGAACTCGCTGCGGTCTTCCAACACGGTGACGTTTTCGGTGCCCCACGAGAAATAGGGGCGGGTCGGCTTGAAGTTCTCCGCCAGGCCGAGGGTTTCGGTGAAGTCGAAGCTGACGCGGTAGCTGCCGGACATCGCGAGGATCGCGCGGCGGTCCTGCTCGAGCTTTGAGAGACCGGGCTCCTGAAGTTTTCTCCATGCGTCCTTGGAGCCTTGGAGCAGTGTCACTTCCGAGCCTTTGGTGGTACCGCCGCGCGGCTTCATTTCCTTCCAGTCCATGAACGGCCAAGCGAAGACATGGCCGCCGGCGGCGGCGGGTTCCGGCTTGGGCTCTTGGGCGGGCAAGGTTTGAAGGCCGGCACAGGCCGCGAGCCAAAGGAGATAGGCGGGGCGTTTCATGAGAATCGCGGAGAGCCTAGACGGCTTGGCGATTTCCTCAACGCGAGATCTTGGCGGCTGGTTGCTTCGTGAAAACCCGGTGTGCGGAGCCTGTCGGGTTTCCGAGGGCGATTCCGTTAATCCATGCACCCCGTCATTCTGGCTTCACCCGGTTCCATGCCCGTCATCCGCGCCTTATTTGCCTCCGCCCTTGCCTGCCTTTCGGCGGCGCGTGGTGACCTGACATATGTGGATGCGACGTCCGGCGCGGGGGGGAATACGACCTTGGCCAATGGCACCTCCTACACCCCGCCGCTCAATGGCACCAATGGCGCCGACCAGCAGTGGGAGCAGCGGACGGTGTTTGGCTCGGGGGGAAATGTCTATGAGTCCGGCGGGGAGGGGGGCGAGAACGCGCCTGAGCTGCGGATGAAACTCACGGGGCTGGTGGCGGGGGGCACTTACCGGGTCCGGGTGCATTTCTGGGATGCGGGTCCGGCCTGGCGCATTCGCGCGGGGTTCAATTCGTCGCCGGGGGGCAATACGCTCTTCGCGAACCAAGCGGAAGCGGCGGGCATCGGTGCCACCGGCGCGGTCGCGGCGAGCACCCTGAGCTATGCCTTGGTGCCCACGACCTTCGTGGAGGATGACCGCACGATGTATTCCGCGGACTTGGGCACGACCCTTGCGAATGGCAGCGGTGAGATCCCGGTCTTCATCGATGACCTCGCGCCGGTGCT
This sequence is a window from Luteolibacter arcticus. Protein-coding genes within it:
- a CDS encoding DUF6607 family protein, whose translation is MKRPAYLLWLAACAGLQTLPAQEPKPEPAAAGGHVFAWPFMDWKEMKPRGGTTKGSEVTLLQGSKDAWRKLQEPGLSKLEQDRRAILAMSGSYRVSFDFTETLGLAENFKPTRPYFSWGTENVTVLEDRSEFISLQHSLVMYFKNDKGETEGPHVMKHWRQDWTWQDPELQVYQGDLTWKKTPTANPQGRWSQAVFQVDDSPRYEVAGAWTHDGGLSTWRSDDCPRPLPRREFTIRKDYNVLEGTQEISITPNGWVHVQNNRKVQVDKDGTRHTRGKELGVDRYEEITAPDLATGFNAYWAKTNGYWKNVRDTWTTILKEKDTFSMKDTYDGKQLFMIHFDHAGKLEQGEDAGDNLKHAQETIANFLNP